The Streptomyces sp. NBC_01244 genome contains a region encoding:
- a CDS encoding L-threonylcarbamoyladenylate synthase produces MARRYDCNDATDRKTGLREAASAVRRGELVVLPTDTLYGIGADAFSAEAVGDLLAAKGRGRNMPTPVLIGSPNTLHGLVTDFSEQAWELVDAFWPGALTLVAKHQPSLAWDLGETGGTVAVRMPLHPVAIELLTEVGPMAVSSANLTGHPAPEDCDAAREMLGDSVSVYLDGGPTPGIQPSSIVDVTGKVPVLLREGALTAEQLREVVPDLEVAP; encoded by the coding sequence ATGGCCCGGCGATACGACTGCAACGACGCGACGGACCGCAAGACGGGCCTGCGTGAAGCCGCCTCCGCCGTACGCCGCGGCGAGCTCGTCGTGCTGCCCACCGACACCCTGTACGGGATCGGCGCGGACGCCTTCAGCGCCGAGGCCGTCGGCGACCTGCTCGCCGCCAAGGGGCGCGGCCGCAACATGCCCACCCCCGTCCTCATCGGCTCCCCGAACACCCTGCACGGCCTGGTCACCGACTTCTCCGAGCAGGCGTGGGAGCTCGTCGACGCCTTCTGGCCGGGCGCGCTGACGCTGGTCGCCAAGCACCAGCCCTCGCTGGCGTGGGACCTGGGCGAGACCGGCGGGACCGTGGCCGTACGCATGCCCCTGCACCCCGTCGCGATCGAGCTGCTGACCGAGGTCGGCCCGATGGCGGTGTCCTCGGCGAACCTGACCGGACACCCGGCGCCGGAGGACTGCGACGCCGCGCGCGAGATGCTCGGCGACTCCGTGTCCGTGTACCTGGACGGCGGCCCGACCCCGGGCATCCAGCCGTCGTCGATCGTCGACGTCACCGGGAAGGTTCCCGTCCTGCTGCGCGAGGGGGCACTGACCGCCGAGCAGCTGCGAGAGGTCGTGCCCGACCTCGAGGTGGCTCCGTGA
- a CDS encoding arsenate reductase/protein-tyrosine-phosphatase family protein: MSPEGRGIAGDSTFRILHVSTGNVCRSPITERLTRHALSHRLGGPVTGDLIVESAGTWGHEGAPMEANAAAVLADFGADASGFTGRELLDEHVIRADLVLTATRDHRAQVISMGHSAGLRTFTLKEFTRLVRAIDPATLPPLEDGMVERARALVRAAAALRGWLLAPSPDADEVYDPYGAPITFFRSIGDEINQALEPVVTALTGVKTSR; the protein is encoded by the coding sequence GTGAGCCCTGAGGGGCGTGGCATAGCCGGGGACAGCACCTTCCGCATACTCCACGTCAGCACCGGCAACGTGTGCCGCTCGCCCATCACCGAGCGGCTGACGCGGCACGCGCTGTCCCACCGGCTCGGGGGCCCCGTCACCGGGGACCTGATCGTGGAGAGCGCGGGCACCTGGGGCCACGAGGGCGCGCCCATGGAGGCCAACGCGGCCGCCGTGCTGGCCGACTTCGGGGCCGACGCCTCCGGCTTCACCGGCCGGGAACTCCTGGACGAGCACGTCATACGCGCGGACCTGGTCCTGACCGCCACCCGCGACCACCGCGCCCAGGTGATCTCCATGGGGCACTCGGCGGGGCTGCGCACCTTCACCCTGAAGGAGTTCACCCGGCTGGTCCGGGCGATAGACCCGGCGACCCTGCCGCCGCTGGAGGACGGGATGGTGGAGCGGGCCCGCGCGCTGGTTCGGGCGGCCGCTGCGTTGCGGGGGTGGCTGCTGGCCCCCTCGCCGGACGCCGATGAGGTGTACGACCCGTACGGGGCGCCGATCACCTTCTTCCGCTCGATCGGCGACGAGATCAACCAGGCGTTGGAGCCGGTGGTCACCGCGCTGACCGGGGTCAAGACCTCGCGCTGA
- the glyA gene encoding serine hydroxymethyltransferase, whose protein sequence is MSVITQPLDLLRQQDPQMADVLDGERQRQTTGLQLIAAENFTSAAVLTALGSVLANKYAEGYPGARHHGGCEYADLAEQIAVERARALFGAEHANVQPHSGSAAVLAAYAALLRPGDSVLAMALTSGGHLTHGSPANFSGRWFDFVGYGVDAATGLIDYAQVQRLAHEHRPKAIVCGSISYPRHPEYSVFREIADEVGAFLIADAAHPIGLVAGGAAPSPVPYADIVVATTHKVLRGPRGGMILCGAEFAERIDRAVFPFTQGGPQMHSIAAKAVAFGEAAGPAFTSYAHRVVANGRALADALAARGFAITTGGTDTHLITADPAPLGLDGAGARGRLAAAGIVLDTCALPYGDQRGIRLGTAAVTTQGMGEAEMGRIAALFTAALAGGEPAKIRRDVNELVVSFPPYGV, encoded by the coding sequence ATGAGCGTCATCACCCAGCCCCTGGACCTGCTGCGGCAGCAGGATCCGCAGATGGCCGACGTCCTCGACGGGGAACGGCAGCGCCAGACGACGGGGCTGCAGCTGATCGCCGCCGAGAACTTCACCTCCGCCGCCGTGCTCACCGCACTGGGATCGGTGCTCGCCAACAAGTACGCCGAGGGCTACCCCGGCGCCCGCCACCACGGCGGCTGCGAGTACGCCGACCTCGCCGAGCAGATCGCCGTCGAGAGGGCCCGCGCCCTCTTCGGCGCCGAGCACGCGAACGTGCAGCCGCACTCCGGATCCGCCGCCGTGCTCGCCGCGTACGCCGCGCTGCTGCGGCCCGGGGACTCCGTGCTGGCCATGGCGCTCACCTCCGGGGGACACCTCACCCACGGATCGCCCGCCAACTTCTCCGGGCGCTGGTTCGACTTCGTCGGCTACGGAGTGGACGCCGCGACCGGGCTCATCGACTACGCCCAGGTGCAGCGGCTCGCGCACGAGCACCGGCCCAAGGCCATCGTGTGCGGGTCCATCTCCTACCCGAGGCACCCCGAGTACTCCGTGTTCCGGGAGATCGCCGACGAGGTCGGGGCCTTCCTGATCGCCGACGCCGCCCACCCCATCGGGCTCGTGGCCGGCGGGGCCGCGCCCAGCCCCGTGCCCTACGCCGACATCGTCGTCGCCACCACCCACAAGGTGCTCCGGGGGCCGCGCGGCGGGATGATCCTGTGCGGGGCCGAGTTCGCGGAACGGATCGACCGGGCGGTGTTCCCCTTCACCCAGGGCGGCCCGCAGATGCACAGCATCGCCGCCAAGGCCGTGGCCTTCGGCGAGGCCGCCGGGCCGGCCTTCACCTCGTACGCGCACCGGGTGGTCGCCAACGGCCGCGCCCTGGCCGACGCGCTCGCCGCCCGCGGGTTCGCGATCACGACCGGGGGCACCGACACCCACCTGATCACCGCCGACCCCGCACCGCTGGGCCTCGACGGCGCGGGAGCCCGGGGCAGGCTGGCCGCCGCCGGGATCGTGCTGGACACCTGCGCCCTTCCCTACGGTGACCAGCGCGGGATCCGCCTCGGCACCGCGGCGGTGACCACGCAGGGCATGGGGGAGGCGGAGATGGGCCGGATCGCCGCGCTGTTCACGGCCGCGCTGGCCGGCGGGGAGCCCGCGAAGATCCGTAGGGACGTCAACGAGCTGGTGGTCAGTTTTCCACCGTATGGGGTTTAA
- a CDS encoding MraY family glycosyltransferase, which produces MGQPVREYLLTLCVTVAVTYLLTGPVRKFAIAVGAMPEIRARDVHREPTPRLGGIAMFGGLCAGLLVADHLQNLNGVFELSNEPRALLSGAALIWLVGVLDDKFELDALIKLGAQMISAGVMCMQGLTILWIPVPGVGSVSLTPWQGNLLTVALVVITINAVNFVDGLDGLAAGMVCIATCAFFLYAYRIWFGYGIEAAAPATLFAAILMGMCLGFLPHNMHPARIFMGDSGSMLIGLVLAAAAISITGQVDPDAMALFVGGERNATHAMLPVFIPLILPLTIIAIPMTDLVLAIVRRTWKGQSPFAADRGHLHHRLLELGHSHSRAVLIMYFWSGLIAFGTVAYSVHSASMWIVLAIAALSAVGLLLLLLPRFTPRAPQWAERLVPPRYRHAERAAEAALQDASAAEPEPARPIAAGVSGVNGATAIGPRSRFPDRRKAGSSR; this is translated from the coding sequence CTGGGGCAGCCCGTGCGTGAATATCTGCTGACGCTTTGCGTCACGGTCGCGGTGACTTATCTACTCACCGGGCCCGTGCGGAAGTTCGCGATCGCCGTGGGCGCGATGCCCGAGATCCGAGCCCGCGACGTCCACCGGGAGCCCACTCCCCGGCTCGGCGGCATCGCGATGTTCGGCGGACTGTGCGCCGGCCTGCTCGTCGCGGACCACCTGCAGAACCTCAACGGGGTCTTCGAGCTGTCGAACGAGCCGCGGGCCCTGCTCTCCGGGGCGGCCTTGATCTGGCTGGTCGGCGTACTGGACGACAAGTTCGAGCTCGACGCCCTGATCAAGCTCGGCGCACAGATGATCTCCGCCGGTGTGATGTGCATGCAGGGCCTGACCATCCTGTGGATCCCGGTCCCGGGCGTCGGCTCGGTCTCGCTCACCCCCTGGCAGGGCAACCTGCTCACCGTGGCCCTCGTCGTGATCACCATCAACGCGGTGAACTTCGTGGACGGCCTCGACGGCCTCGCCGCCGGCATGGTCTGCATCGCGACGTGCGCGTTCTTCCTCTACGCGTACCGGATCTGGTTCGGCTACGGGATCGAGGCGGCCGCGCCCGCGACCCTCTTCGCCGCGATCCTGATGGGCATGTGCCTCGGCTTCCTGCCGCACAACATGCACCCCGCCCGGATCTTCATGGGCGACTCCGGCTCGATGCTCATCGGCCTCGTGCTGGCCGCCGCCGCCATCTCCATCACCGGACAGGTGGACCCGGACGCGATGGCGCTGTTCGTGGGCGGCGAGCGCAACGCGACCCACGCGATGCTGCCGGTCTTCATCCCGCTGATCCTGCCGCTCACGATCATCGCGATCCCGATGACGGACCTGGTCCTCGCCATCGTGCGGCGCACCTGGAAGGGCCAGTCGCCCTTCGCCGCGGACCGCGGACACCTCCACCACCGGCTGCTGGAACTCGGGCATTCGCACAGCCGGGCGGTGCTCATCATGTACTTCTGGTCAGGATTGATCGCCTTCGGCACCGTGGCGTATTCGGTGCATTCCGCCTCGATGTGGATCGTGCTGGCGATCGCCGCGCTGAGCGCCGTGGGCCTGCTCCTGCTCCTGCTGCCGCGCTTCACCCCGCGGGCCCCGCAGTGGGCGGAGCGGCTGGTCCCGCCGCGCTACCGGCACGCGGAACGGGCCGCGGAGGCGGCCCTGCAGGACGCCTCCGCCGCGGAGCCGGAGCCGGCCCGGCCGATCGCGGCAGGCGTGTCCGGCGTCAACGGGGCGACCGCCATCGGCCCCCGTTCGCGCTTCCCCGACCGGCGTAAGGCCGGATCCTCGCGCTGA
- the atpB gene encoding F0F1 ATP synthase subunit A yields MKEPAVSADPTTVLAFETDCHIFDGCGFPAPGLHSFMFEPIFGDGDSSSYFNKTMLLALLGTVVIVAFFWAAFRKPKVVPGKLQMVAEAGYDFVRRGIVYETLGKKEGEKYVPFMVSLFFFVWILNLWSIIPIAQFPVTAIFSYPVGLALIVYVIWMSVTFKRHGFVGGFKNLTGYDKSLGPVLPLVMVIEFFSNVIVRPFTHAVRLFANMFAGHTLLLLFTIASWYLLNGIGIAYAGVSFVMVIVMTAFELFIQAVQAYVFVLLACSFLQGALAEHH; encoded by the coding sequence CTGAAGGAGCCCGCGGTGAGTGCTGACCCGACGACGGTGCTCGCCTTCGAGACCGATTGCCACATCTTCGACGGTTGTGGTTTCCCGGCTCCCGGCCTGCACTCGTTCATGTTCGAGCCGATCTTCGGGGACGGTGACAGCAGCTCGTACTTCAACAAGACGATGCTGCTGGCCCTGCTCGGCACGGTCGTCATCGTCGCCTTCTTCTGGGCCGCCTTCCGCAAGCCGAAGGTCGTCCCGGGCAAGCTGCAGATGGTCGCCGAGGCCGGCTACGACTTCGTGCGCCGCGGCATCGTCTACGAGACCCTGGGCAAGAAGGAGGGCGAGAAGTACGTCCCCTTCATGGTGTCGCTGTTCTTCTTCGTCTGGATCCTGAACCTCTGGTCGATCATTCCGATCGCCCAGTTCCCGGTGACGGCGATCTTCTCGTACCCGGTCGGCCTCGCGCTGATCGTCTACGTGATCTGGATGAGCGTGACGTTCAAGCGTCACGGCTTCGTCGGCGGCTTCAAGAACCTGACCGGCTACGACAAGTCGCTCGGCCCGGTCCTGCCGCTGGTCATGGTCATCGAGTTCTTCTCGAACGTCATCGTCCGCCCCTTCACCCACGCGGTCCGACTGTTCGCGAACATGTTCGCCGGTCACACCCTGCTGCTGCTGTTCACCATCGCCAGCTGGTACCTGCTGAACGGGATCGGCATCGCTTACGCGGGCGTCTCGTTCGTCATGGTCATCGTGATGACCGCGTTCGAACTCTTCATCCAGGCTGTCCAGGCGTACGTCTTCGTCCTCCTGGCCTGCAGCTTCCTGCAGGGCGCGCTCGCCGAGCACCACTGA
- the atpE gene encoding ATP synthase F0 subunit C, producing MSQTLAAVEGSLSSVGYGLAAIGPGVGVGIIFGNGTQALARQPEAAGLIRANQILGFAFCEALALIGLVMPFVY from the coding sequence ATGTCCCAGACCCTTGCTGCCGTCGAAGGTTCCCTCAGCTCCGTCGGTTACGGTCTCGCGGCGATCGGCCCGGGCGTCGGCGTCGGCATCATCTTCGGTAACGGTACCCAGGCTCTTGCCCGTCAGCCCGAGGCTGCCGGTCTGATCCGCGCCAACCAGATCCTCGGCTTCGCCTTCTGTGAGGCGCTCGCCCTCATCGGTCTGGTCATGCCGTTCGTCTACTAA
- a CDS encoding F0F1 ATP synthase subunit B, whose amino-acid sequence MNLLVLAAEGGENPLIPPIPELVIGLIAFVIVFGFLAKKLLPNINKVLDERREAIEGGIEKAEAAQTEAQSVLEQYKAQLAEARHEAARLRQDALEQGTALKEELRAEGQRQREEIIAAGHAQIAADRKAASSALRQDVGKLATDLAGKLVGESLEDHARQSRTIDRFLSELEEKAEAAR is encoded by the coding sequence GTGAACCTCCTGGTTCTCGCGGCTGAGGGCGGGGAAAACCCCCTCATTCCGCCGATCCCCGAGCTCGTCATCGGTCTGATCGCCTTCGTCATCGTCTTCGGTTTCCTCGCGAAGAAGCTCCTCCCGAACATCAACAAGGTTCTGGACGAGCGCCGCGAGGCCATCGAAGGCGGTATCGAAAAGGCTGAGGCCGCTCAGACCGAGGCTCAGAGCGTGCTGGAGCAGTACAAGGCGCAGCTCGCCGAAGCCCGGCACGAGGCCGCTCGCCTGCGCCAGGACGCTCTGGAGCAGGGCACTGCGCTCAAGGAAGAACTGCGCGCAGAGGGCCAGCGGCAGCGTGAGGAGATCATCGCTGCCGGTCACGCCCAGATCGCGGCTGACCGCAAGGCCGCCTCTTCGGCGCTCCGTCAGGACGTCGGCAAGCTGGCGACCGACCTGGCCGGAAAGCTCGTAGGCGAGTCCCTTGAGGACCACGCCCGGCAGAGCCGCACGATCGACCGCTTCCTCAGCGAGCTTGAGGAGAAGGCCGAGGCCGCCCGATGA
- a CDS encoding F0F1 ATP synthase subunit delta: MNGASRDALASARERLDALTDNTSVDAAKLAGELAAVTALLDREVSLRRVITDPAQSGEAKAELTGRLLGGQVGGETLDLVAGMARSRWSQSRDLVDSLEVLAATADLTAAQTSGGLDDVEDELFRFGRIVSSNTELRAALTDRSATAAAKGELLRSLLGGKANAVTERLVTRLVTHPRGRSLEAGLESLSKVAAERRGRMVATVTTAVPLSDVQKQRLGAVLAKLYGRPMHLNLDVDPTVLGGISVRVGDEVIDGTISDRIAEASRRMAG, encoded by the coding sequence ATGAACGGAGCGAGCCGCGACGCGCTGGCCTCCGCCCGCGAGCGTCTCGACGCGCTGACGGACAACACGTCCGTCGACGCGGCGAAGCTCGCCGGCGAGCTGGCGGCCGTCACCGCGCTGCTCGACCGTGAGGTCTCGCTGCGTCGGGTCATCACGGACCCGGCGCAGTCCGGCGAGGCCAAGGCCGAGCTGACCGGTCGTCTGCTCGGCGGCCAGGTGGGCGGGGAAACCCTCGACCTGGTGGCCGGAATGGCCCGGTCCCGCTGGTCGCAGTCCCGTGACCTGGTGGATTCGCTCGAGGTCCTGGCGGCCACCGCCGACCTCACGGCGGCCCAGACCAGCGGAGGCCTCGACGACGTCGAGGACGAGCTGTTCCGGTTCGGCCGGATCGTCTCCTCGAACACCGAGCTGCGCGCAGCACTGACCGACCGGTCGGCGACCGCCGCCGCCAAGGGCGAGCTGCTGCGCAGCCTGCTCGGCGGCAAGGCGAACGCCGTCACCGAGCGGCTGGTCACGCGTCTCGTCACGCACCCGCGTGGACGTAGCCTGGAAGCGGGCCTCGAGTCCCTTTCCAAGGTCGCCGCCGAGCGTCGTGGCCGCATGGTCGCCACCGTGACCACCGCGGTTCCGCTCAGCGACGTCCAGAAGCAGCGTCTCGGCGCGGTGCTGGCCAAGCTGTACGGCCGACCGATGCACCTGAACCTCGACGTGGACCCGACGGTCCTCGGCGGGATCTCGGTGCGGGTCGGCGACGAGGTCATCGACGGCACCATCTCGGACCGCATCGCAGAGGCGTCCCGACGCATGGCCGGCTGA
- the atpA gene encoding F0F1 ATP synthase subunit alpha, with protein MAELTIRPEEIRDALENFVQSYQPDAASREEVGTVSVAGDGIAKVEGLPSAMANELLKFEDGTLGLALNLDEREIGAVVLGEFSGIEEGQPVQRTGEVLSVGVGEGYLGRVVDPLGNPIDGLGEIATEGRRALELQAPGVMVRKSVHEPMQTGYKAIDAMVPVGRGQRQLIIGDRQTGKTALAVDTIINQRDNWRSGDVNKQVRCIYVAIGQKGSTIASVRGALEDAGALEYTTIVAAPASDPAGFKYLAPYTGSAIGQHWMYAGKHVLIIFDDLSKQADAYRAVSLLLRRPPGREAYPGDVFYLHSRLLERCAKLSDDMGAGSMTGLPIVETKANDVSAFIPTNVISITDGQCFLESDLFNAGQRPALNVGISVSRVGGSAQHKAMKQVSGRLRLDLAQYRELEAFAAFGSDLDAASKASLERGKRLVELLKQGQYQPMPVEEQVVSVWAGTTGKMDDVPVNDIRRFESELLDHLRLERKELLTSIADGGKMSDDTLTSIADAIANFKRQFETSDGKLLGEDVPAVNVSK; from the coding sequence ATGGCGGAGCTCACGATCCGGCCGGAGGAGATCCGGGACGCACTGGAGAACTTTGTCCAGTCGTACCAGCCGGACGCGGCCTCGCGCGAGGAGGTCGGAACGGTCAGCGTTGCCGGCGACGGCATCGCGAAGGTGGAGGGCCTGCCCTCCGCCATGGCGAACGAACTGCTGAAGTTCGAGGACGGAACCCTCGGTCTCGCCCTGAACCTCGACGAGCGCGAGATCGGTGCGGTCGTCCTCGGCGAGTTCAGCGGTATCGAGGAGGGCCAGCCGGTGCAGCGCACCGGTGAGGTGCTCTCCGTCGGCGTCGGCGAGGGTTACCTCGGCCGCGTTGTCGACCCGCTCGGCAACCCGATCGACGGCCTCGGCGAGATCGCGACCGAGGGCCGCCGCGCCCTCGAGCTGCAGGCCCCCGGCGTCATGGTCCGCAAGTCGGTCCACGAGCCGATGCAGACCGGCTACAAGGCCATCGACGCGATGGTGCCGGTCGGCCGTGGTCAGCGTCAGCTGATCATCGGTGACCGTCAGACCGGCAAGACCGCTCTGGCCGTCGACACGATCATCAACCAGCGCGACAACTGGCGCTCGGGCGACGTGAACAAGCAGGTTCGCTGCATCTACGTCGCCATCGGCCAGAAGGGCTCGACCATCGCGTCCGTTCGCGGCGCCCTGGAAGACGCCGGTGCGCTCGAGTACACGACGATCGTCGCCGCCCCGGCGTCCGACCCGGCCGGCTTCAAGTACCTGGCGCCGTACACCGGTTCGGCCATCGGCCAGCACTGGATGTACGCCGGCAAGCACGTCCTGATCATCTTCGACGACCTGTCGAAGCAGGCCGACGCCTACCGCGCCGTGTCGCTGCTGCTGCGCCGTCCGCCGGGCCGCGAGGCCTACCCGGGCGACGTCTTCTACTTGCACTCCCGTCTGCTGGAGCGTTGCGCCAAGCTCTCGGACGACATGGGTGCCGGTTCGATGACCGGTCTGCCGATCGTCGAGACCAAGGCGAACGACGTGTCGGCGTTCATCCCGACCAACGTCATCTCCATCACCGACGGCCAGTGCTTCCTTGAGTCCGACCTGTTCAACGCGGGCCAGCGCCCGGCGCTGAACGTCGGTATCTCGGTCTCCCGCGTCGGTGGCTCGGCCCAGCACAAGGCCATGAAGCAGGTTTCCGGCCGTCTGCGCCTGGACCTCGCCCAGTACCGTGAGCTGGAGGCGTTCGCCGCCTTCGGTTCCGACCTGGACGCCGCGTCGAAGGCCTCGCTGGAGCGCGGCAAGCGTCTGGTGGAGCTGCTGAAGCAGGGCCAGTACCAGCCGATGCCCGTCGAGGAGCAGGTCGTCTCCGTCTGGGCCGGCACCACCGGCAAGATGGACGACGTCCCGGTCAACGACATCCGTCGCTTCGAGTCGGAGCTGCTGGACCACCTGCGCCTCGAGCGCAAGGAGCTCCTCACCTCCATCGCGGACGGCGGCAAGATGTCGGACGACACTCTGACGTCCATCGCCGACGCCATCGCCAACTTCAAGCGGCAGTTCGAGACCTCGGACGGCAAGCTCCTGGGCGAGGACGTACCGGCCGTCAACGTCTCCAAGTGA
- a CDS encoding F0F1 ATP synthase subunit gamma, giving the protein MGAQLRVYKRRIRAITATKKITKAMEMIAASRIVKAQRKVAASMPYATELTRAVTAVATGSNTKHALTTEVEAPVRAAIVLITSDRGLAGGYSSNAIKQAERLTERLRGEGKEVDSYIVGRKGVAYFGFRERKVAESWTGFTDSPAYADAKRVAAPLIEAIQTATAEGGVDELHIVYTEFVSMMTQNAVDGRMLPLSLDKVDEETGAKGEILPLFDFEPSAEDVLDALLPRYVESRIYNALLQSAASEHAARRRAMKSATDNAGDLIKSLSRLANAARQAEITQEISEIVGGASAMADATAGSDK; this is encoded by the coding sequence ATGGGAGCGCAGCTCCGGGTCTACAAGCGTCGCATCCGTGCCATCACGGCGACCAAGAAGATCACCAAGGCGATGGAGATGATCGCCGCCTCGCGCATCGTCAAGGCGCAGCGCAAGGTGGCGGCGTCGATGCCGTACGCGACCGAGCTCACCCGCGCGGTGACCGCGGTGGCGACCGGTTCGAACACCAAGCACGCCCTGACCACGGAGGTCGAGGCGCCGGTGCGCGCCGCGATCGTGCTCATCACGAGCGACCGCGGTCTGGCCGGCGGCTACTCCTCGAACGCCATCAAGCAGGCGGAGCGGCTCACCGAGCGGCTGCGCGGCGAGGGCAAGGAGGTCGACTCGTACATCGTCGGCCGTAAGGGTGTGGCCTACTTCGGCTTCCGCGAGCGCAAGGTCGCGGAGTCGTGGACCGGCTTCACCGACAGCCCGGCCTACGCCGACGCCAAGCGCGTCGCGGCGCCGCTGATCGAGGCCATCCAGACGGCTACGGCCGAGGGTGGCGTCGACGAGCTGCACATCGTCTACACGGAATTCGTGTCGATGATGACGCAGAACGCGGTGGACGGCCGGATGCTGCCGCTCAGCCTCGACAAGGTCGACGAGGAGACTGGCGCGAAGGGCGAGATCCTTCCGCTGTTCGACTTCGAGCCGTCGGCGGAGGACGTCCTCGACGCCCTTCTGCCGCGCTACGTCGAGAGCCGCATCTACAACGCACTGCTGCAGTCGGCCGCTTCCGAGCACGCCGCCCGCCGCCGCGCGATGAAGTCGGCTACCGACAACGCCGGGGATCTCATCAAGAGCCTCTCCCGGCTTGCCAACGCGGCCCGCCAGGCCGAAATCACCCAGGAAATCAGCGAGATCGTCGGTGGCGCCAGCGCCATGGCAGACGCGACCGCGGGGAGTGACAAGTAA
- the atpD gene encoding F0F1 ATP synthase subunit beta yields the protein MTTTVETAAATGRVARVIGPVVDVEFPVDAMPEIYNALKVQVADPAQDGELKTLTLEVAQHLGDGLVRTISMQPTDGLVRQATVVNTGEGITVPVGDFTKGKVFNTLGEVLNYPEENANVTERWPIHRKAPRFDELESKTEMFETGVKVIDLLTPYVKGGKIGLFGGAGVGKTVLIQEMIYRVANNHDGVSVFAGVGERTREGNDLIEEMAESGVIDKTALVFGQMDEPPGTRLRVALAGLTMAEYFRDVQKQDVLFFIDNIFRYTQAGSEVSTLLGRMPSAVGYQPNLADEMGLLQERITSTRGHSITSMQAIYVPADDLTDPAPATTFAHLDATTVLSRPISEKGIYPAVDPLDSTSRILDPRYIAADHYATAMRVKGILQKYKDLQDIIAILGIDELGEEDKLVVHRARRVERFLSQNTHVAKQFTGVDGSDVPLEESIVAFNAICDGDYDHFPEQAFFLCGGIEDLKANAKELGVS from the coding sequence ATGACGACCACTGTTGAGACGGCCGCCGCCACGGGCCGCGTCGCCCGGGTCATCGGCCCGGTCGTCGACGTGGAGTTCCCCGTCGACGCGATGCCCGAGATCTACAACGCGCTGAAGGTCCAGGTGGCCGACCCGGCCCAGGACGGCGAGCTGAAGACGCTGACCCTGGAAGTCGCCCAGCACCTGGGTGACGGCCTGGTCCGCACCATCTCCATGCAGCCCACCGACGGTCTGGTCCGCCAGGCCACGGTGGTCAACACGGGCGAGGGCATCACCGTCCCCGTCGGTGACTTCACCAAGGGCAAGGTGTTCAACACCCTCGGTGAGGTGCTGAACTACCCGGAGGAGAACGCCAACGTCACCGAGCGCTGGCCGATCCACCGCAAGGCGCCCCGCTTCGACGAGCTCGAGTCGAAGACCGAGATGTTCGAGACCGGCGTCAAGGTCATCGACCTTCTCACCCCGTACGTCAAGGGTGGAAAGATCGGTCTGTTCGGTGGTGCCGGTGTCGGCAAGACCGTTCTGATCCAGGAAATGATCTACCGCGTCGCCAACAACCACGACGGTGTGTCGGTCTTCGCGGGCGTCGGTGAGCGTACCCGTGAGGGCAACGACCTCATCGAGGAAATGGCCGAGTCGGGCGTCATCGACAAGACGGCGCTTGTCTTCGGCCAGATGGACGAGCCCCCGGGCACCCGTCTTCGCGTCGCGCTTGCCGGTCTGACCATGGCGGAGTACTTCCGCGATGTGCAGAAGCAGGACGTGCTCTTCTTCATCGACAACATCTTCCGTTACACCCAGGCCGGTTCGGAGGTGTCGACCCTTCTGGGCCGCATGCCGTCCGCCGTGGGTTACCAGCCGAACCTGGCTGACGAGATGGGTCTGCTGCAGGAGCGCATCACCTCGACCCGCGGTCACTCGATCACCTCGATGCAGGCGATCTACGTCCCCGCGGACGACCTGACCGACCCGGCGCCGGCCACCACCTTCGCCCACCTCGACGCGACGACGGTTCTTTCCCGTCCGATCTCCGAGAAGGGCATCTACCCGGCCGTGGACCCGCTGGACTCGACGTCCCGCATCCTCGACCCGCGGTACATCGCGGCGGACCACTACGCCACGGCGATGCGCGTCAAGGGGATCCTGCAGAAGTACAAGGACCTCCAGGACATCATCGCGATCCTCGGTATCGACGAGCTGGGCGAGGAGGACAAGCTCGTTGTCCACCGTGCCCGTCGCGTCGAGCGCTTCCTGTCGCAGAACACGCACGTCGCCAAGCAGTTCACCGGCGTCGACGGTTCGGACGTTCCGCTCGAGGAGTCCATCGTTGCCTTCAACGCGATCTGCGACGGAGACTACGACCACTTCCCCGAGCAGGCGTTCTTCCTGTGCGGTGGCATTGAGGACCTCAAGGCCAACGCCAAGGAGCTGGGCGTCTCCTGA